Proteins from one Armatimonadota bacterium genomic window:
- a CDS encoding DUF1854 domain-containing protein yields MNPSEIRLFYHPRDRLRATIGDRSYPTVKPVWAAPLSHPEQYLALLDGKDHEITTLKDPSQLPPESLEAVKQELERRYLTAIVQSVGLAKAEFGATYWHVETDRGPKDFVTQSLQENAQWLGERHLMLIDVDGNRFEILDIAELDAQSQEILANAV; encoded by the coding sequence ATGAACCCAAGCGAAATAAGGCTTTTCTATCATCCGCGAGACCGCTTGCGCGCGACCATCGGCGACCGATCCTATCCGACGGTCAAACCCGTCTGGGCCGCGCCCCTTTCGCATCCCGAGCAATATCTGGCGCTGCTGGACGGCAAGGACCATGAGATAACGACCCTCAAAGATCCGAGCCAACTGCCGCCCGAAAGCCTGGAAGCGGTCAAGCAAGAGTTGGAGCGGCGATATCTGACCGCCATCGTCCAATCGGTTGGATTGGCCAAAGCCGAGTTCGGCGCAACCTATTGGCACGTCGAAACCGACCGTGGGCCTAAAGACTTTGTAACCCAAAGCCTGCAAGAAAACGCTCAATGGTTGGGCGAACGGCACCTAATGCTGATCGACGTGGACGGCAACCGATTCGAGATCCTGGACATCGCCGAGCTGGACGCCCAGAGCCAAGAAATCCTCGCCAACGCGGTGTAG